From one Triticum urartu cultivar G1812 chromosome 3, Tu2.1, whole genome shotgun sequence genomic stretch:
- the LOC125546786 gene encoding E3 ubiquitin-protein ligase SINA-like 10, with product MVVHEEGEIMQTEHDPTMELSMVLMDLTLLHCPLCLRPLKPPVYECKGGHLACADCRVERPGNQRQCQKCERGGGFDVRNTAVDAVLSSVRVECPHEGCGLYVTYRKLTDHQSMCPLAPCKCPVPVCGYEGPPPVLSHHISTVHPMLVHKIQYGKALQLQVPLSEPRLLLFAKEDGRVFFLVGGMLDIGAPIAVSVVCIRAGASPLPHYVAKLWANGPPGEPKGRTDAIKVEMEVTSSRDPGDVAVQELTFFIVLSKLLVGAKLVSLHIQIDKLTS from the exons atggttgtgcacgaggagggcgagatcatgcagACGGAACATGACCCGACGATGGAGCTCTCTATGGTCTTGATGGACCtcaccttgctccactgccccttgtgcctccgccccttGAAGCCTCCAGTGTATGAG tgcaagggagggcacctggcttgcgcggactgccgcgtcgagcgccccgggaaccagcggcagtgccagaagtgcgagcgtggcggtggcttcgacgtgcggaacacggcggtggatgccgtcctctcctcggtgagggtggagtgcccgcaTGAAGGCTGTGGGCTCTACGTCACTTACCGCAAGCTCACCGATCACCAAAGCATGTGTCCACTCGCGCCCTGCAAATGCCCTGTGCCCGTCTGCGGCTACGAAGGCCCGCCGCCGGTGCTCtcccaccacatcagcaccgTGCATCCCATGCTCGTGCACAAGATCCAGTACGGCAAG GCGCTCCAGCTGCAAGTGCCACTGTCGGAGCCACGGCTCTTGCTGTTCGCGAAGGAGGACGGCCGTGTGTTTTTCTTGGTCGGCGGCATGCTCGACATCGGCGCGCCTATCGCCGTGTCGGTCGTCTGCATCAGAGCGGGGGCGTCCCCACTGCCGCACTACGTGGCCAAGCTGTGGGCGAATGGCCCACCAGGGGAGCCCAAAGGTAGGACCGACGCCatcaaggtggaaatggaggtgacaagcagcaGGGATCCCGGGGACGTCGCCGTGCAGGAGCTGACCTTCTTCATAGTTCTGTCCAAGCTGCTGGTCGGGGCTAAGCtggtgtccctccacattcagattgacaagctcacgtcctaa